AAAACCAGCGCCCATATTTGCCGTAGTAGCTGGTACTCTAATTTTGACATTATTACTTTTATTCATTGCATTGACTGTTAAAATTTTGTAGGGTGGGCAATAACTTATATGGGCATATTAAAACTTTAGAATTGTCCATTGTCAATTCGCCCTTACGACTTCACTAATGAGTGCCAAGCCTAATTACCTTAATGCCATCGTAATAATACCTTGTTGACCTAACAAAACTTCTCTTAATAGGGTAAAAATCCCTAACCACACAATGGGCGTAATATCAATGCCACCGAGAGGGGGAATAACCTTGCGGGTGGGCGCTAAAAACGGTTCAGTGGGAATATATGCTAACTTATAGGGCAATTCTTTTACGTCAACATTGGGATACCAAGTCATGACGATGCGCCCGATAAATAACAACGTCATCACTAATAATAAAATACCTAGTATAATTGAACTAATAACTGCTAAATTCATAATTTGTTGCTAAAGTTGACTTCTGTTGTACGGTTGAACATGAAAATTTATTTAGATACTAGCGTATATAATCGCCCTTATGATGACCAAAGCCAAGCCAAGATATACTTAGAAACACAGGCAACAATTATTATTTTTAATCTTATCGAAAATCATGAAATAGAATCCGTTAACTCATCTGTTTTAGAATATGAAAACCAACAAAATCCCTTTCCTATTATTCAACAAGCAATTAAAAAATATCTCAAACAAACAACCTTATTTCAGCCCCTAGATGAAACTATCAAACAAAGGGCAAAACAATTAGAAACACAAGGAATAAAAGCTATAGATGCTCTCCACGTTGCTAGTTTTGAAGCCTCAAAAAGTGATTATTTTATAACTTGTGACAAACGGTTATTACGATGTCAAATGCTTAACATAAAAGCCATTAATCCCATAGATTTTATACAGGAATTGGACAATGAAAATTAATCTTAACACAGATCAAGAAATTATCGAAGAAGCATTTAACGTCTTAATTGATCATTTAGACGTGGTAAAAGTAATGCGTTTTTGGGAAATTTGTCACTTAGGACAAGGTGATTATTCTCATATTAAACGGCAACTATTTGAAGATGAAACCGTAGATAGTCTTTATGACAAAATCAAAGGTTTTTAAAACAACCATAATAAATAATTGAACCAACGACTGCTAAATTCATAATTTATTGCTAAAATTGATTTCTATTCTAAGGTAAAATGAAATTGACTATATTTTAGTAAATAAATAGTATATAAGATTATGACACCTTCTTTAGCTAATTTTCTTTGGAGTTTACTTTTAGGCGGCGCTATTGTAATTATCCCTGCTACCGTTGGTTTAATCCTCGTTAGCCAAGCTGATAAAATTCGCCGTTAAGGCATTTTTGGGGTTAACATCCTTACCCCTAACACCCTCACCCCCAACCCCTCTCCCATAGGAGAGGGGAGTTAAATTTTGACTAATATTTTTGATATTTAATGATAGCCACTGACATCGATTCTCAAGCAATTCTCAAAAAAGGTTTTCAAGCGCTTTCTGATTCCATTCGTTTAGAAGTGTTGGATTTGTTGCGCCATCAAGAGTTATGTGTCTGTGATTTGTTGGAGTCAATCGAAGTTAGTCAGTCGAAGTTATCTTTTCATCTCAAAACTCTCAAGGAAGCTGGTTTGGTGCGCTCACGGCAAGACGGGCGCTGGGTTTACTATAGTCTCAATTTACCTCAGTTAGTGGCGTTGGAGCAGTATTTATCAGACTTTCGGCGCACGGTTTCCCTTTCTAATACCCCGAAAAATTCTTGTTGTGATTAACAAGGGGTTTCAACCCCTTGTCAAATAAAATTATTTTTTGCGTTTACGAGTGGCAAAGCCCAATAAACCAATGGTAGCTAAACCAACAACAGCACTAGGCTCAGGAATTTGGGTTAATGTCCAGTTACTAGCGTCGAATGCGAAGATTTCACCAGGATTTTGATCAGAAAAGGAGTCTCCCGCAATAAAGCGATTATCACTCAAAAAGCTCAAGCTAGCCAATGTATTAAACAATAAACCATCGGCGGGTGGAGTCGTCATCATGCTAGGAAAATAACAGCCTGTAGTATCAGGACAAGCAGCAAAGTTCATGTTATCACCGCTAAAGGATAAAATGGGAGTACCTAAAGTTTCAGCACCAGCTGTTGTTCCAAAAGGATTGTTTTCATCAAATCCATGATCAAACAGTTCAGTCAATGCAACAAGGTTAATCAAGTCATCAGATGGTCCAGCAAATACTCCTGCTGTGGTTGTGTCATTGTCGTAAACAACATTGAAGAAACTTGATACATCAATTCTATCACTATCAATCGGTGTACCAGTCAAACGACCACTCCAACTTTGATTACTGGCAGTGTCAACATAAGAAAATTCAAACAAAGATGCCGCTTGTGCCGAGGATACACCAACAAAAGCGCCCGTCACCGTTACCGTCAAACCCAAAACTACCGACTTAGAAGCACGAAAAAATGCCATATATTTTCCTCTTTTTCAGAAAATTTTAATGTTGACTAAATGTATCATAAATCCTCCATAAAGATCACTTTTTTTTTGCGGAAATTATTTAAGTGAGATTACTTAGACAAAATTTAAAGAAATGTAAAAAAAAATCAGAGGGATGCTTAATGAAACTTTGGAAACCACAGCACCTTTTTATGGGATCATTGCAAGAATTAGGTCAACCCCTGAGAAGTTAATATAAGTTAGAGAGTAGTTAGAACTGCGCCCTAATTAACCGATTAATTGAGGTGATTTGATCATGAGTACAGTTACGGACAATGATTTAAAAGAGCTAAAGGATTTACTTAACTCGAAATTTGACAAAATAGACGATAAATTTGAGCAAATTAACTCGAAATTTGACAAAATAGACGATAAATTTGAGCAAATTAACTCAAAATTTGAGCAAATTAACGAAAAAATAGATAATCGCTATCAATTATTAGATAGTAAATTAAATGATATGAAGGTAGAAATCGCTACTATCAAAGGCGATGTTAATGGATTAGGCAAAAGATTAGATAACCTAGATTTTATCGCTAGAAGTGTGATCGGAGGCACTATCCTAGCACTTTTGCTCGGGTTGACTAAATTTCTTTACCCTGACTTATTAAAATCTCTTTGAAAAGTCATTAAATCTTGTTTTGATCCCCCCTAACCCCCCTTAAAAAGCAGGGTGTTTTCAAAGTCAGGATCAAAATTGATTTGTTTTTGACAAGAAGACAATATAAGGATGATCCCCCCCAACCCCCCTTAAAAAGGGGGGAGATTCAGGGAGACAGGAGGATTTTTTACTATTAATTGATTTATTAGTAGTTAAAAACCTCTGAATTTCAGATTATTGGCTAGTTTGAGAAACTAACATTTTTGAGAATGAAAACGCCCTGCTTAAAAAGGGGGGAATTTCAGGAAAATTCCGCAAAAAAGAGGGGAATTTCAGGAAAATTTGAAACTATTAAAACAGGTTTTTAGGGTAAAATTGAAACTTTTAAAATACTTTCTATAAATAACAACAATTAATATGGTAGAACAACAAAAATCAACGGTAATCATCACTGGGGCATCATCAGGCGTGGGTTTGCAAGGGGCTCGGGCGCTGGTGGAGGGAGGGCGCTGGTATGTCATCATGGCTTGTCGTAACCTCGAAAAAACCCAAAAAGTAGCCAAAGAGTTAAACTTTCCTGAAGACAGTTACCAAATTATTCACCTCGATTTAGCATCCCTCAACAGTGTCCGCAAATTTGTGGAAGATTTCCGCACCACAGGGAGAAAATTAGACGCTTTAGTTTGCAATGCTGCCGTTTATTATCCTCTGTTAAAAGAGCCGATGTATAGTGAGGATGGTTATGAAATTAGCGTGGCGACTAATCACTTAGGACATTTTCTACTGTGTAACTTAATGTTAGAAGACTTGAAAAAATCTAACCACACCCATCCGCGCTTAGTGATTTTAGGCACAGTTACAGCAAATCCCAAAGAATTAGGCGGTAAAATTCCCATTCCAGCGCCCCCCAACCTAGGCGATTTAGCAGGAATGGAGCAAGGATTTAAAGCGCCCATCGCCATGATTGACGGCAAAAAATTCAAATCAGGTAAAGCCTACAAAGATAGTAAGCTGTGTAATATGTTAACCATGCGCGAATTACATCGCCGTTATCATGAATCCACAGGCATTATTTTTACGGCACTTTATCCCGGTTGCGTAGCGGAAACAGCTTTATTCCGTAACCATTTTTCCTTATTCCAAAAAATCTTCCCTCTTTTCCAAAAAAATATCACCGGCGGTTATGTGTCGGAAGAGTTAGCTGGAGATAGAGTTGCCATGGTGGTGGATGATCCAAACTTTGATAAGTCTGGAGTATATTGGAGTTGGGGCAATCGTCAAAAAGACGGTAGAGAAGCCTTTAGTCAAGAGATTTCCGATGAAGCCAGTGATGAGAATAAAGCGGTTAAAATGTGGGATTTGAGCGCCAAATTAGTAGGTTTGGCTTAAAAATTTCCCCTCACCCCCAACCCCTCTCCCAGTGGGAGAGGGGAGGATGTTATTAGGGTTTGCTGAATAAATCAAAACCCTTTTAAAACAAAGGTTTTAAGTACAATAAAATATTTAAAAAGTGCCAAAAATAGCCTTTTTTCATCCCAATCAAAAATTATTAATTCTAAATTCTAAATTCTACATTCCCTCCCCTCACCAAAATACTTTTTCAGCACCACCTATTTATATACACCATAAGAAATTTCCATCGTTTTTTTGAGTAAGATTAAAAAAAAATCGGTCAATGGGGGTAAATTTTTGTTAAATTAAACTTAACAATCTTTAATGGTGAGACAATCTATGCTATTGAGCAAAGAAAAAAAACCTTTCTTCTCGATGGGGATTAAATCTAGTAATATAAATCAACTCAAATCAGTTTTCGCTACTATCAATGCCGATAGCTGTCCTTTTCAATACAATTTTCATTTGCATACTAATTGCTCTGACGGACAATTAAGCCCTGAATCCTTGATGGAACAAGCGTTACAAATTGGGCTACAAGATTTGGCTATTACGGATCATCATAGCGTTAAAGGTTATTTTCGTGCTTGTGAATGGATGTTTCGCAAAAAATCCCTTAATCCGGGTTTAAATTTACCCCATCTGTGGACTGGCATTGAAATTACCTCTAATCTTAATGGTACTAATGTTCATATTCTCGGTTATGGATTTGACCCAGACTGTTCGACACTACAAAAGTATCTCACGGGGGAAAGTCCAGAGGGTAGGGATGCTCAAGCTCGACAGGTGATTAATGTATTGCATGAGGCAGGGGCGCTGGTGGTATTAGCGCACCCCGCCCGTTATCGGCGCCCGGCGGTGGAATTAATTGAAGAAGTGTATCAGTTAGGCATTGACGGTGTAGAAACTTACTACTCCTACGGTAATTCTCAGCCTTGGCAACCCAGCGCCCGTCAAACTGAGACAGTAAAAACCATGGCGGATAAATACCATTTATTACAAACCTGTGGCACTGACACCCACGGAAATAATATTCTAGTGCGACTCTAGAAGCAAGGCGTTTTCATTCTCAAAAATCTCAGTTTCTAAAACTAGCTAGTAGTCTCAAATTCAGAAGTTTTTTACTACTAATAATTAATAGTAAAAAATCTCCCTTTCTCCCGTAATCTCCCCCCTTATTAAGGGGGGTAGGGGGGGATCTTCCTTATATCTGCTTCCCCTGCTAAACAAATCAATTTTGATGCCGACTTTGGAAAAACCCTGCTTTAGAAGCCTCCAGCGCCCACCAAACCAATCAATAAGTTAGGCAGTAATTGAAGCACAAAAATAGCTAAGATAGCGCTAAAATCGATGCCTCCGAGGGGGGGAATAACGGAACGAAAAATATTAAGATAAGGATCGGTGATGGGCGCTAGAAAGGAGATAATTTTTCCAGCCCATTCGGCACTTTGAAACCAGCTTAATAAAATTCTGACAAATATTAATACTAAATACAGTTGAATAAAATTAACGACGGTGTTCACCATCAAATAAGTAATACTGTTCATAATTATCCTAAAATTTTCAGTAACTATTCAATCTTAACGGAATTTTTGGCTAACTCATCATTGTTAATTAGGGGTTGCTGAAAAAGTATTTTGGTTAGGGGAGGTATCAGGCTTCAGGTATCAGGCTTCAGGTGTCAGGTTTCAGGAGTCAGGTGAAATCCTTATCTTATAAATTAAAGAGTTAAGCCTTTAAACCTTTGCCCTTTGCCCTTTTTTTTCCTTTGCCCCTTGCCCTTTGCCCTTTGCCCTTTGCCTTTTGCCCTTTTAAAAAATTATTAATCATCCATTTGCCAAGGCTGGGTTAAATTGTCCTCATCAAGAATTTTTCTAGGTTTCATAATTACCAATAATCTGCCCAAAATTTTCTCCGTGGGGCAAGAAGCAAACCAATTAAAAGTTAAATTACCCTCATGATGGGCTAAAAAATAATGTTGAGCATTCCACTCAGTGGCATCTAAATCTACCACCACTAGAATAGGTTCAATTTTTCCCCCTGTATCCTTCGGTAAATCATTACTTTGAGCGAATATCACCACCGGATGTTGAGCTTGTAAGATAACTTGCCAAGAAGGAACAGAAGCCACACTACCACCTTGGGGTAATGTTACCATGCTGAAAGGCTCAATGGGTTCTACGGGGGGAATTTTCTCTAAATCTGCCACCGTTAATGGAAATTTCCCCACCACAGGCAAAATACAAGGTAATTGTTCATCATCTTCCAGACGATACAGGGGAAGAAGAGGGGCGCTGGAGGTTTGAGAGGGGGAGGCAATATCCGTCAATAGCTTTTCTAATTGACTTCGGGCATCCTGAGAGTGAGCAAATTTTAAACCTTCCCCAATTAAACGGGCTTTATCGGCAATGCTTTTTTTATTCTTAGCATTTTTCCAATATTGATAAGCTACTGCATCCCCCGGATGAGAGGTAAAACCCATAGGAATTTGAGCAAGATGGGCAAAAAATTTCATTGCCTTTGCCACTTCTTTCGCCCCGTCAATGTTTAATTTTTTCTCTTGACAAAGCAAACTCGCTTCTTTTCTTTCCTCATGATTGAGAATGCGTAATTCGTATAATACATCACTGCGAGGACCTTGATAATAGGTTAAGGTATCTTCTTCAACTCCTTGGGTAACCAAACTATCATAAACCTGTGAGGCTACTATGACTAAATTTTGTTGACTATTTTGTAAGCCTGTTTGCTCAAAGATTTCTTGGGGAGTAATGCCCATTCCTCTTAATTGGTGGCATTTTTTGCCCCAATCCACCCAGTTACCTTCTTTGTGTAATAGTGATCTTAATAGTTCTTCTTTTTCTGTTTCTGTCATAATATCCAAAGATTAAATTCTGATTATAGTTTAACCAGTTTATCCTTTCTTCATACGGTGGAGGGCGCTGGAAAATAGAATGATCATTATCGATTAACTAATAACGTGAATATGCAAAAAATCTTAATTTAACAATTTATTACTCCGAATATAAAGATAATGAAAAAAATAATGTTGTTTGACCCAAAAATTGGGGGTCATCACTCCAGTTATCTACTTTATTTGATTACCTATTGGTGTCAAAACAAACTAGATGGAGAATTGCATATTGTTACTTCGCCTCAATTTCCCAATCAACATCCTGAAATTATTAACTTAATTGAAAATTACGATACGATAATTAAACTTATTTACATTGAAACTCACGAATATGAACGATGGGAGCAAACATCCAATGTATTTCGTAAAATCTTTTTAGAATGGAACATTTATGTTAGGTATGCAAAGATTATTGAGCCAGATTATGCAGTGTTAATGTATTTAGATAATTTGCAAATACCAATCTTGTTGGGGAAATCATCCCCATGCCCGTTTTCTGGGATTTATTTTCGTCCCACATTCCATTATTTCAAATTTAGCAATTATCAACCTTCTTGGCAAGACAAATTAAGAGCATTGAGACAAAAAATAATTTTATTTCAAGTTTTAAAAAAGTCTAAATTTCAGAAATTATTATGTTTAGATTTCTATGCTGTCGATTACATAAATCAAAAATGTTCCAACAAAAAAGCCATACATCTAGCTGATCCCATAAGAATTAAACCAGTTAATTTTGATCTACTAAAACAGCTTAAAAGTAATTTAAAAATAGATTCAAATCGGATTGTTTTTCTTCTTTTTGGTCGTCTTTTTCCTCGCAAGGGTATTTATGATGTTTTATTCGCTTTAGAATCTTTACCAAAAGAAATTGGCAAGAAAATAACTTTGTTGTTAGTAGGAGAAATTCCTCCCGATCAAAAACAAAGATTATTAAGTCTCACGGCAAAAATTGGTAAGGACAATGAAATACAGATTATTGGTAATTATGGTAGAATACCTGAAGATGAAGTTAGCTTATATTTTTCTTTGTCTGATGTTATTCTGGCGGTGTATCAAAATCATGTTGGTATGAGCGGTATTTTACTTCAGGCGGCGGGCGCGAGAAAACCAGTTATTTCCTCAGATTATGGTCTGATGGGAGAAATAGTGAGAAAATACAAGATGGGATTAGCTATTGATTCATCAAATCAGCAAGTTTTAGTCGATAGTTTGACCGAAGTGGTCAATCAACCTGAATTA
The nucleotide sequence above comes from Cyanobacterium sp. T60_A2020_053. Encoded proteins:
- a CDS encoding photosystem II reaction center X protein, producing the protein MTPSLANFLWSLLLGGAIVIIPATVGLILVSQADKIRR
- a CDS encoding PHP domain-containing protein, encoding MLLSKEKKPFFSMGIKSSNINQLKSVFATINADSCPFQYNFHLHTNCSDGQLSPESLMEQALQIGLQDLAITDHHSVKGYFRACEWMFRKKSLNPGLNLPHLWTGIEITSNLNGTNVHILGYGFDPDCSTLQKYLTGESPEGRDAQARQVINVLHEAGALVVLAHPARYRRPAVELIEEVYQLGIDGVETYYSYGNSQPWQPSARQTETVKTMADKYHLLQTCGTDTHGNNILVRL
- a CDS encoding winged helix-turn-helix transcriptional regulator, whose amino-acid sequence is MIATDIDSQAILKKGFQALSDSIRLEVLDLLRHQELCVCDLLESIEVSQSKLSFHLKTLKEAGLVRSRQDGRWVYYSLNLPQLVALEQYLSDFRRTVSLSNTPKNSCCD
- a CDS encoding YggT family protein, with the protein product MNLAVISSIILGILLLVMTLLFIGRIVMTWYPNVDVKELPYKLAYIPTEPFLAPTRKVIPPLGGIDITPIVWLGIFTLLREVLLGQQGIITMALR
- a CDS encoding glycosyltransferase encodes the protein MLFDPKIGGHHSSYLLYLITYWCQNKLDGELHIVTSPQFPNQHPEIINLIENYDTIIKLIYIETHEYERWEQTSNVFRKIFLEWNIYVRYAKIIEPDYAVLMYLDNLQIPILLGKSSPCPFSGIYFRPTFHYFKFSNYQPSWQDKLRALRQKIILFQVLKKSKFQKLLCLDFYAVDYINQKCSNKKAIHLADPIRIKPVNFDLLKQLKSNLKIDSNRIVFLLFGRLFPRKGIYDVLFALESLPKEIGKKITLLLVGEIPPDQKQRLLSLTAKIGKDNEIQIIGNYGRIPEDEVSLYFSLSDVILAVYQNHVGMSGILLQAAGARKPVISSDYGLMGEIVRKYKMGLAIDSSNQQVLVDSLTEVVNQPELLHLDTQLLDQLLEKNDVDKFCRTIFNVN
- a CDS encoding protochlorophyllide reductase, translating into MVEQQKSTVIITGASSGVGLQGARALVEGGRWYVIMACRNLEKTQKVAKELNFPEDSYQIIHLDLASLNSVRKFVEDFRTTGRKLDALVCNAAVYYPLLKEPMYSEDGYEISVATNHLGHFLLCNLMLEDLKKSNHTHPRLVILGTVTANPKELGGKIPIPAPPNLGDLAGMEQGFKAPIAMIDGKKFKSGKAYKDSKLCNMLTMRELHRRYHESTGIIFTALYPGCVAETALFRNHFSLFQKIFPLFQKNITGGYVSEELAGDRVAMVVDDPNFDKSGVYWSWGNRQKDGREAFSQEISDEASDENKAVKMWDLSAKLVGLA
- a CDS encoding YggT family protein is translated as MNSITYLMVNTVVNFIQLYLVLIFVRILLSWFQSAEWAGKIISFLAPITDPYLNIFRSVIPPLGGIDFSAILAIFVLQLLPNLLIGLVGAGGF
- a CDS encoding PIN domain-containing protein, whose product is MKIYLDTSVYNRPYDDQSQAKIYLETQATIIIFNLIENHEIESVNSSVLEYENQQNPFPIIQQAIKKYLKQTTLFQPLDETIKQRAKQLETQGIKAIDALHVASFEASKSDYFITCDKRLLRCQMLNIKAINPIDFIQELDNEN
- a CDS encoding PEP-CTERM sorting domain-containing protein, with amino-acid sequence MAFFRASKSVVLGLTVTVTGAFVGVSSAQAASLFEFSYVDTASNQSWSGRLTGTPIDSDRIDVSSFFNVVYDNDTTTAGVFAGPSDDLINLVALTELFDHGFDENNPFGTTAGAETLGTPILSFSGDNMNFAACPDTTGCYFPSMMTTPPADGLLFNTLASLSFLSDNRFIAGDSFSDQNPGEIFAFDASNWTLTQIPEPSAVVGLATIGLLGFATRKRKK